GGCGGAACGCCCCCGCGGATGCGGCCCGGCCGGGCCCTAGCCGCGGGCCAGCGCCGCGATCGCCGCGAGCAGCAGCGCCGAGCCGGCCAGCAGGCCGGCCGTGACCGGCTCGCCGAGGAACAGCACGCCGATCACCGCCGCGGTCGCCGGCTCCAGCAGCACCAGCACCGAGGCTGTCGTGCCCGGGACGGCCGTCAGCCCGGTGAAGTACCAGCGGTAGGCGAGCAGCGTGGGCACGGTGCCGAGGAAGAGCAGCGCGGCCCCGGTCACCGCCGGTTCCCCGGCCGTCGGCAGGACGCCCTGGACGGCCGCGAGCGGGAGCAGGCAGAGCAGGCCGGTGGTGAAGGCGCCGGTGCCGGCCCGGGCCGAGCCGCCGCCGCGGGCCCAGAGGGTGAGGCCGCTCTGGCCGGCGCCCGCGAGGACGGCCAGGGCCGCACCCAGGAGCGGGCGCGGGCCGGCCGCCGGGGCGGCGACCAGCAGGGTGAGGCCCGCCAGCGCCAGGGCGACCGCGCCGAGCGCACGCCCGGTCAGCCGTTCGCCGAGCAGCAGGTGGGCGCCGAGCCCGGTGAGCACGGGGCCGGCGCCGATGGTGATCAGGGTGCCCAGCCCCAGGCCCGCGTAGTGCACGGAGCCGAAGTAGGCGCACTGGCTGATCGCCAGCCCCAGCCCGGTCAGCACGGCGGAGCCCCACCGAGCGGGGCCCCACCCGGCGGAGCCCCGCCGGACGGCGCCCCGTCCGGCCCGGGCTTCGCCGCCGGTCGGCAGCAGGGCCAGGCAGAGCGCCGCGACTCCGAAGCGCCAGCAGGAGACGGCCACCGGGCCGAGGCCGCTGGTGCGCATCAGCAGCGCGGCCACCGCCCCGCCCACGCCCCAGGCGACGGCGGCGGCGGAAATGGACAACAGGCCGTGCCGGAAGGGCACGGCAGCGTACGAGGTCATGCGTCGGTACTCCACGATGAGATGCCGGTCGGGTCCGCTGGGGTACGCGGGCGGCAGTCATCGCCCCGGGTGTGGGCGGCGTCCGCCGGGCCGGGGTGGGTGGAGTGGGCCGCC
The genomic region above belongs to Streptomyces sp. 1331.2 and contains:
- a CDS encoding EamA family transporter; this translates as MTSYAAVPFRHGLLSISAAAVAWGVGGAVAALLMRTSGLGPVAVSCWRFGVAALCLALLPTGGEARAGRGAVRRGSAGWGPARWGSAVLTGLGLAISQCAYFGSVHYAGLGLGTLITIGAGPVLTGLGAHLLLGERLTGRALGAVALALAGLTLLVAAPAAGPRPLLGAALAVLAGAGQSGLTLWARGGGSARAGTGAFTTGLLCLLPLAAVQGVLPTAGEPAVTGAALLFLGTVPTLLAYRWYFTGLTAVPGTTASVLVLLEPATAAVIGVLFLGEPVTAGLLAGSALLLAAIAALARG